One genomic window of Magnolia sinica isolate HGM2019 chromosome 3, MsV1, whole genome shotgun sequence includes the following:
- the LOC131240321 gene encoding serine/threonine-protein kinase-like protein CCR1: MAQEIEPRSQIQSLFLLLLVLIPTAALAFGSMGPIAAAFGDPHGFFCAIEASGKQEVVCWEKNGSTQSAQAFFSSIPPMAALSGGDGFMCGLYAETSRPYCWNSRNSGTDLVPENFQNSTYSCIAAGKNHVCAVKGSYYDLRSDSGMDFGNVDCWVINGNTTASSSGSKSSDFSPPVKNLAFGEIVSGQGFTCGESRELGFLCWGPNSKNLGVSAVSGSLVSVASGRNSVCAILRDSGEVRCWGEAASFVPSPPTGTRFVGLAAGSHHFCGIREDDHGIECWGNFNESSVPKGSGFLVIAASDFTTCGVREDDLILDCWGGGGLLPSSSSLDYSPPLQLCSPGLCTAEHCGEGEFSFNVSALNVPDLASLCVHTDLRICSSCGSNCSEGFFTSSVCGENANRVCTACSLCQNSTCWDICGFSSTDSVGVKQRKQWVKKLVIAIGSSVLGCFALVLIGWCLLPRLILAREGRRTGKSQCTMCVGNMEKDADNNPDPEPVFPVLDIAAQVFRLSELKDATNSFKEFNELGRGSYGIVYKAILSDGRQVAVKRANAATRINSNSRDFEADLEILCKVRHCNLVNLLGYCAEMGERLLVYEYMPHGTLHDHLHSGLSPLDWNLRLKISMQAARGLEYLHKDAVPPIVHRDIKASNILLDSEWGARVADFELLSTGERALNGESVYVDPGYHKTQAFTEKSDVYSFGVVLLEILSGRKGYDKDYTPPSIVEWAVPLISRGKAAAVIDRNVSLPRNVEPLLRLAEIAELTVREDPHERPIMSDVAAWLEQIVKSACFT; the protein is encoded by the coding sequence ATGGCACAAGAAATAGAACCCAGATCTCAAATTCAGTCCCTCTTCCTTCTCCTACTGGTTTTGATTCCAACCGCTGCCTTGGCCTTTGGCTCCATGGGCCCGATCGCTGCTGCGTTTGGCGATCCCCATGGATTCTTCTGTGCGATTGAAGCCAGTGGCAAGCAGGAGGTTGTCTGCTGGGAGAAGAATGGATCGACCCAGTCCGCCCAGGCGTTTTTTAGCTCTATCCCCCCCATGGCTGCTCTCTCTGGAGGGGATGGGTTCATGTGCGGGCTCTACGCCGAGACATCCCGGCCCTATTGCTGGAATTCGAGAAATTCAGGTACGGATCTTGTCCCCGAGAACTTCCAGAACTCTACCTATTCCTGCATCGCTGCTGGAAAGAACCACGTCTGCGCTGTTAAAGGATCTTACTATGACTTGAGATCGGATTCTGGCATGGATTTTGGAAATGTCGATTGCTGGGTTATCAATGGAAACACTACTGCTTCGAGTTCTGGTTCCAAATCATCCGATTTTAGTCCACCCGTGAAAAATCTCGCTTTTGGTGAGATTGTTTCTGGCCAAGGCTTCACCTGTGGTGAAAGTCGGGAACTGGGTTTTCTCTGCTGGGGCCCAAATTCGAAGAACTTGGGAGTTTCAGCGGTATCTGGGAGTTTAGTGTCTGTGGCTTCCGGAAGGAATTCTGTTTGTGCAATTTTGAGAGATTCCGGTGAGGTGAGATGTTGGGGTGAGGCAGCATCATTTGTCCCTTCACCTCCAACTGGGACCCGTTTCGTCGGCCTGGCTGCTGGTTCCCACCATTTTTGTGGAATCAGGGAAGACGATCATGGGATTGAGTGTTGGGGGAATTTCAATGAGTCATCAGTTCCAAAGGGTTCTGGATTCTTGGTGATTGCTGCATCAGATTTCACCACTTGTGGTGTTAGGGAAGACGATCTGATACTGGATTGCTGGGGTGGGGGTGGGTTGTTgccgtcatcatcatcattggatTATAGTCCTCCATTGCAGCTGTGCAGTCCCGGGCTTTGCACGGCTGAGCACTGTGGTGAGGGGGAGTTCTCGTTCAATGTTAGTGCATTGAACGTTCCAGATTTGGCGAGTCTGTGTGTCCACACGGACCTTAGGATCTGCTCCTCATGCGGGTCAAATTGTTCAGAAGGCTTCTTTACATCAAGCGTCTGTGGGGAAAATGCAAATCGGGTGTGCACAGCTTGTTCCCTTTGTCAGAACAGCACTTGTTGGGATATCTGTGGGTTTTCTTCGACTGATTCTGTAGGGGTGAAGCAAAGGAAGCAATGGGTGAAGAAACTGGTGATTGCCATTGGTTCTTCTGTCTTGGGTTGTTTTGCACTGGTTTTAATCGGGTGGTGTCTTCTACCTCGTTTGATCTTAGCAAGAGAAGGGAGAAGGACGGGGAAAAGCCAGTGCACAATGTGTGTGGGTAACATGGAGAAAGATGCTGACAACAATCCTGATCCAGAGCCCGTGTTTCCTGTGCTTGACATTGCAGCCCAAGTGTTTCGCCTTTCAGAACTCAAGGATGCCACCAACAGTTTTAAGGAATTCAACGAGCTGGGCAGGGGAAGCTATGGGATTGTGTACAAGGCCATTCTCTCTGACGGGCGGCAGGTTGCAGTTAAGAGGGCCAATGCAGCAACCAGAATTAATAGCAACAGCAGGGACTTTGAAGCGGACTTGGAGATATTGTGCAAGGTTCGGCACTGCAATCTCGTGAACTTGTTGGGTTATTGTGCAGAGATGGGCGAGAGGCTCCTTGTGTATGAGTACATGCCTCATGGCACGCTTCACGACCATCTCCACAGTGGGCTTTCACCTCTCGACTGGAATCTGAGGTTGAAGATATCAATGCAGGCGGCGAGGGGGCTCGAGTATCTTCACAAGGATGCCGTGCCTCCAATTGTTCATCGGGATATCAAGGCATCAAACATACTCTTAGACTCTGAGTGGGGAGCTCGTGTTGCAGACTTTGAACTCTTGAGCACTGGCGAGAGGGCTCTTAACGGGGAATCAGTATATGTCGACCCAGGCTATCACAAAACGCAGGCGTTCACTGAGAAGAGCGATGTGTACAGCTTCGGCGTTGTGCTGCTTGAGATTCTTAGTGGAAGAAAAGGGTATGACAAAGATTACACGCCTCCTAGTATTGTTGAGTGGGCCGTGCCACTCATCAGCCGGGGAAAAGCAGCTGCTGTCATTGATCGAAATGTGAGCCTTCCGAGAAATGTGGAACCTCTGCTTAGATTGGCCGAAATTGCAGAGCTCACAGTAAGAGAAGATCCTCATGAGCGTCCTATCATGTCCGATGTGGCTGCATGGTTGGAGCAAATTGTTAAAAGTGCTTGCTTCACATAG